Proteins encoded by one window of Panicum virgatum strain AP13 chromosome 7N, P.virgatum_v5, whole genome shotgun sequence:
- the LOC120683980 gene encoding E3 ubiquitin-protein ligase ATL6-like has translation MMGTRELLLVLSLLGAGMAVGDAQPPPSPPPQQTPPPPPRQTPFGRTMSTFITVAISVFFFLLFVCAYVNQCRLADPGARGEAAAAAAAGPGGASGRGKRGLDPAVVATFPIVSYREVVAHKIGKGVLECAVCLTAFEDDDDLRLLPHCSHAFHPECIDPWLQSRVTCPLCRANLEKPAPAVAPPSPREQVAVAQRRPSPPPEAVAIPVLGEGSEDEGDSDEDDRKEEAIELEMLRSARRAARMPRSHSTGHSLFAAAAAAAEEGDHERFTLRLPEHVREQVLRSRRLRHATSLINLSDMSSEGSFRGGRRLGGGGGGGGGGGGGGGGSFGNGNGNGGSSHGGRRWQSFLARTVSWARGGGDGSVRKGWDGSTRRGRDDSESSRKGSPTPPPAGRP, from the coding sequence ATGATGGGGACGCGGGAGCTGCTCCTCGTCCTCTCCCTCCTTGGCGCCGGCATGGCCGTCGGCGACGCGCAgcctccgccctcgccgccgccacagcagacgccgccgccgccgccgcggcagacgCCGTTCGGGCGCACCATGTCGACGTTCATCACGGTGGCCATCAGcgtcttcttcttcctgctcTTCGTCTGCGCGTACGTCAACCAGTGCCGCCTCGCGGACCccggcgcgcgcggggaggccgcggcggcggcggcggcggggcccgggGGCGCGTCCGGGAGGGGGAAGCGCGGGCTGGACCCCGCGGTGGTGGCCACGTTCCCCATCGTGTCCTACAGGGAGGTGGTGGCGCACAAGATCGGCAAGGGCGTGCTCGAGTGCGCCGTGTGCCTCACGGCgttcgaggacgacgacgacctccGCCTGCTGCCGCACTGCTCCCACGCCTTCCACCCGGAGTGCATCGACCCCTGGCTGCAGTCGCGGGTCACCTGTCCGCTCTGCCGCGCCAACCTCGAGAAGCCGGCTCCGGCGGTCGCGCCCCCGTCGCCGCGGGagcaggtggcggtggcgcagcgccggccctcgccgccgccggaggccgtGGCGATTCCGGTGCTGGGCGAGGGCTCGGAGGATGAGGGGGACAGCGACGAGGACGACCGGAAGGAGGAGGCCATCGAGCTGGAGATGCTGcgcagcgcgcgccgcgcggcgaGGATGCCGCGGTCGCACTCGACGGGACACTCGCtcttcgcggcggcggccgccgccgccgaggagggcgaCCACGAGCGGTTCACGCTGCGGCTCCCGGAGCACGTCCGGGAGCAGGTGCTCCGGTCCCGCCGCCTGAGGCACGCCACCAGCCTGATCAACCTCTCCGACATGAGCTCCGAGGGCAGCTTCCGAGGCGGACGCCgcctgggaggaggaggaggaggaggaggaggaggaggaggaggaggaggaggaagcttcGGCAACGGCAACGGCAACGGCGGGAGCAGCCACGGCGGGCGCCGGTGGCAGTCGTTCCTGGCCCGGACGGTCTCgtgggcgcgaggcggcggcgacgggtcgGTGCGGAAGGGGTGGGACGGGTCCACGAGGAGGGGAAGGGATGACAGCGAGTCCAGCCGGAAGGgctcgcccacgccgccgcccgcgggccGGCCGTGA
- the LOC120682432 gene encoding pentatricopeptide repeat-containing protein At5g09450, mitochondrial-like — MAAALPRAAAARAKRSGSGLPLRLSVLAVRGPFSSEAAPTPAPAAAAGGEEDGGDLRGRIFRLGLAKRSATAALEKWSGEGRAAPAAELRRIARDLSRVRRYKHALEVADWMKTHHESDLSGSDYGMRIDLITRVFGANAAEDFFEKLPSEAKSLEAYTALLHSYARSKMTDKAERLFGRMKDANLPMDALVYNEMMTLYISVRELDKVQVIAEELQRQNVSPDLFTYNLRISAAVASMDLEGFKGILDEMSKDPNSKEGWTVYRKLAAIYIDASQLVASGNSLVEAEAKISQSEWITYDFLVLLHAGLGNLERIKDIWKSMLMTSHRMTSRNYICVISSYLLCERVKDAGEIVDQWQRSKAPEFDVSACNRLLDALLNAGLTDTAERFRELMLQKSCILTSRATVAECSDC, encoded by the exons atggcggcggcgcttccccgagccgccgccgcccgcgccaagCGATCCGGCTCCGGCCTCCCCCTCCGCCTTTCCGTCCTCGCGGTGCGCGGGCCCTTCTCATCCGAGGCCGCGCCGACCCCTgcccccgcggccgcggctggcggcgaggaggacggcggcgacctGCGCGGCCGCATCTTCCGGCTGGGACTGGCGAAGCggagcgcgacggcggcgctcgagAAGTGGTCCGGCgagggccgcgccgcccccgccgcggagctccgCCGCATCGCGCGCGACCTCAGCCGCGTCCGCCGCTACAAGCACGCCCTCGAG GTAGCAGACTGGATGAAGACACATCATGAGTCTGATTTGTCTGGGAGTGACTATGGAATGCGCATTGACTTGATTACCAGAGTTTTTGGTGCCAATGCGGCTGAAGATTTCTTTGAGAAGCTTCCATCTGAAGCCAAATCGCTAGAAGCCTACACGGCACTTCTTCATTCCTATGCTCGATCAAAGATGACAGACAAAGCTGAAAGGCTGTTTGGGAGAATGAAGGATGCAAACCTGCCCATGGATGCCCTGGTTTATAATGAAATGATGACCTTGTACATTTCTGTTCGGGAGCTTGATAAAGTTCAGGTCATTGCCGAAGAACTACAAAGGCAGAATGTCTCCCCAGATCTTTTCACTTACAATCTCCGGATCAGTGCAGCAGTTGCTTCCATGGACCTCGAGGGCTTCAAAGGAATTCTCGATGAGATGTCAAAGGATCCAAACTCCAAAGAAGGATGGACGGTGTACCGGAAGCTTGCCGCTATTTACATTGATGCCAGCCAGCTTGTTGCCTCAGGAAATTCACTGGTGGAAGCCGAGGCAAAGATCAGCCAGAGTGAGTGGATAACCTATGATTTCCTCGTCCTTCTACATGCCGGCCTCGGCAACCTGGAGAGGATAAAGGACATATGGAAGTCGATGCTCATGACTTCTCATCGGATGACGAGCCGGAACTACATCTGCGTGATCTCCTCGTACCTGCTGTGCGAGCGGGTGAAGGACGCGGGGGAGATCGTCGACCAGTGGCAGCGGTCCAAGGCTCCGGAGTTCGACGTCTCCGCCTGCAACCGGCTGCTCGACGCGCTTCTGAACGCCGGCCTCACCGACACGGCGGAGAGGTTCAGGGAACTGATGCTGCAGAAGAGTTGCATACTGACGAGCAGGGCAACTGTAGCTGAGTGCAGTGATTGTTGA
- the LOC120682979 gene encoding dihydrofolate reductase-like, translating to MGSLGGEERPAEGRRRPRFLCLHGFRTSAEIMRKQVLGKWPADVTARLDLVFADAPCPAEGKSDVDGIFDPPYYEWFQFDQDFAEYRNFDECLAYIEELMIKDGPFDGLMGFSQGAILSAALPGLQERGLALTRVPKIKYLIIIGGAKFLSPALAEKAYASKIACPSLHFIGDNDFLKVHGEKLIESCVDPFVIRHPKGHTVPRLDDKSLEVMLRFLEKIEKETSEHAYASTDVDEKEVCM from the exons ATGGGCAGcctcggcggcgaggagcggccggcggaggggcgGAGGCGCCCGCGCTTCCTGTGCCTGCACGGCTTCCGCACCAGCGCCGAGATCATGCGCAAGCAGGTGCTGGGGAAGTGGCCCGCCGACGTCACCGCGCGCCTCGACCTCGTCTTCGCCGACGCGCCCTGCCCCGCCGAGGGCAAGTCCGACGTCGACGGCATCTTCGACCCGCCGTACTACGAGTGGTTCCAGTTCGACCAg GATTTCGCGGAGTACAGGAATTTCGACGAGTGCCTGGCCTACATCGAGGAGCTGATGATCAAAGATGGCCCCTTCGACGGCCTGATGGGTTTCTCCCAG GGTGCCATTCTATCCGCGGCGCTTCCCGGGCTCCAAGAACGA GGGCTGGCCCTGACTAGAGTTCCCAAGATCAAGTACCTGATAATCATCGGCGGCGCCAAGTTCCTGTCTCCGGCCCTGGCCGAGAAGGCGTACGCCAGCAAGATCGCATGCCCCTCGCTTCACTTCATCG GTGACAACGACTTCCTGAAAGTCCATGGTGAGAAGCTCATAGAATCATGCGTGGACCCGTTCGTAATTCGTCACCCAAAGGGCCACACGGTTCCAAGGCTCG ATGACAAGAGCCTTGAAGTCATGCTCCGTTTCCTTGAGAAGATCGAGAAGGAGACATCCGAGCATGCATATGCATCCACCGATGTTGACGAAAAAGAAGTGTGCATGTGA
- the LOC120680757 gene encoding uncharacterized protein LOC120680757: STHKGEKDSIPFRQRSVDSSQNPQARARPLASQSARCHGRAAEGAPAATLQQEQEDDDSDEFTFPTPPPQLLSGGARGKDGRRVADFHHLPCSASASSSPPVWLLSSPIRRSFSAADCAASPWRDRVLLSRQRRNGACSPALSDYAAAGGFCDDDEEEEERMDSLWEDLNDDDAAARNDDLFPGSLDVLRRRSVAGPNAAGRARRAAQDQREAAAAVLGASRSSRRRPPGLVVMMRALRRMFVAHKGKSRVHRDEENATSASASSCSNPFKMKQG, translated from the coding sequence TCAACACACAAAGGCGAGAAAGATTCCATTCCATTCCGCCAGCGCAgcgtcgattcctcccaaaaTCCCCAGGCGCGCGCCCGCCCGCTTGCCAGCCAGAGCGCCCGCTGCCATGGCCGTGCCGCCGAAGGAGCACCGGCAGCAACACTGCAGCAGGAGCAGGAAGACGACGATAGCGACGAGTTCACGttccccacgccgccgccgcagctcctctCCGGTGGCGCGCGCGGCAAGGACGGCCGCCGCGTGGCGGACTTCCACCACCTGCCCTGCTCGGCGTCCGCGTCCTCCTCCCCACCCGTCTGGCTGCTCTCCTCCCCGATACGCCGCAGCTTCTCGGCCGCCGACTGCGCCGCGTCGCCGTGGCGCGACAGGGTGCTGCTCAGCCGCCAGCGCCGCAACGGCGCGTGCTCCCCCGCGCTCAGCgactacgccgccgccggcggcttctgcgacgacgacgaggaggaagaggagaggatGGACAGCCTCTGGGAGGACCtcaacgacgacgacgcggccgCCCGGAATGACGACCTGTTCCCGGGCTCCCTCGACGTGTTGCGCCGCCGATCCGTCGCCGGGCCGAACGCCGCCGGGAGGGCGAGGAGGGCGGCCCAGGACCagcgcgaggccgccgccgcggtgctcgGCGCGTcgaggagctcgcggcggcggccgccggggctggTGGTGATGATGCGAGCGCTCAGGAGGATGTTCGTGGCGCACAAGGGCAAGAGCAGGGTGCACAGGGATGAGGAGAACGCCACCTCTGCCTCGGCTTCTTCCTGCAGTAACCCCTTCAAAATGAAGCAAGGGTAA